The Stieleria maiorica genome includes the window TGGATGGATCACGGTCTCCATGACGGGATGCGTCGGACCGATGGGAGCCGGATGTTGTGGCCCCATGGGCGGCCCGGGGTTCAGCGGCGGTTGCGATTCCAGTTGCGGCGACGCTTCCTGTGGCGGATGCAACTCCTGCACCGGATGCGGCGAACTGTACGTCGACCCGTGGATCAACCATCCGGCCGACTGTGTCGATCCCTGTGATTCCTGCGGTAATTACAACGGGCAAAGCTGCGGCCAGTGCCGATCCGTGTTTACCGGCTTCCGATCACTTTGGGGATACCGTTGCGGTTGCGATCCGGGACCGGTCTCGACGACCCGCCGCGGTTTCGCACCGAGCTGCTCCAGCGGTTGCGATGGATGCGACAGCTGCATCGTCGAACCGGCCTGTGGCTGCGAAGGTGCCTGTGACTGTGGCGTCATCGAACCCGGTTGTGGCTTCGAGCCGGCCTGTGGGATCGAGCCCGGATGCGGATTCGAGCCGGCATGTGGTTGCGAAGGCGGATGCAATTGCGGCGGCGTGATGACAGAGAGCTACGGACCGCCGCCGGGGGAAGTCATCATCGAGTCGCCTGACCAGGCAGCGATTCACCCCACGGTCAAACCCTACGCCCCGCACCGCACGCGCAAGATCTTCAACCCCCGCACCGAGACGGCCTCACGCGGCGGATTCTTAAACGAGTATCGCCGCTAAATCGCATTGTAGAACCGTTGTCCCCAACTGTTCCCTCGTGACCGCCCCGCGGTCACCCGCTTTGCTCCTTTCAGCCGAGACGGCTGAGGGGAGCAACCATTGAGACAATGGTTCTACATGACGATTGTCTTCAAACGCGCCGACCACGTCGGCGGTTTCGACACACCGTCACGCCCGAGACAATCGCAATCAACGCGAATGCGGATGGTTCGGGGACTGCCGTCACGGCGACGCGGTAGGTCCCGGCCGTGTTGTCGGTAAACCGGAACGACATATAAAACTCGCCATCCTCGGCCGCAGACGATCCGGCGATGAGTGAGATTTCCCGGCCATCGATCTGATCGCCAACGCGAGCGAGTTCGCTGAACGTGGAACCGGACTTGTAGTAGGCCGCCACTTCCGGGTCATTGTTCGTCACGGCCTGAAACACGGCGGCATCCCCGCTGACCGCCAGCGAGAAGACGTCAAAATTAAGAAACTGGTCGTTGCCATAGGGAGTGGCGTTGTTGACCAACGTATCAAAGTTTCCCTCTTCGTCGACCGAATAAAATCCGATGCGATTGTCGTTCGGATTCACCGTCGCCGCGGCGAAGTAGGCGATGTTGTTCGCGATCGTTGGGTCGGCGAACCCAAAGAACTGCTCTCCGGTTCCGGGCATGACGTCGTTGGTGTCAACGATCTTTTCCAGACTTCCCGAACGGTCAGAATAGATGCCCGACAGGCCGGCGCCGTTTGTGCCTTGGAAGATGACCGAGCCGTTCTTGCCGATATCGCCGCGGGAACTCTGAAAGCTGTCGATGTCGAACGTCCCTGTGCCGGACGGGACCGCGGTGTTTCGGTCGGCGATCGTTGTATTGGTTCCGCTTGAATTCTTATAGAACCCGGGGTTATTAAACACCGAGCTTGTCCCCGTGCCGTGAATCACGACGTCTCCGTTGGGCAGCGCACGCAAACGTCGAAAAGTGCTCGGAGCCGTACCGGACTGTTCCATCAATTGCGGCGTGCCGTCGGAACCGAGACGGTAAAGGTGGTTGTCAAAACTGACGCGACCGCTGAAGTACACGTCGCTTTCAAGCACATCAATCGCATCGACGAAACTGAACGTCGTTGTTCCAGAAAAGACGGGGTGAGAGACGATGGTGTTGTGATCAAGTAGCGTCGTGAAGGTGCCATCGGTGTGGCGGCGAACGATCCCGAACTCGCTCTGGTTCGTTGTCGGGTTGAACCCGGATCCCACAAACACGTCCTCGTCGCCGTCAGCGTGAATGAACGATCCCGTGAAGTTAGGCCCGAATCCGGGGACCTGTGTGTCGGAATGGAGGACCTCTCTAAACGTAAAACTCTGCGCGCTCACGGGACAAGATCCGACCAGAAACATGACGCAGAAAACGGAAGCACGAGCTGTCAATCGCATGGGGGCCGCCTGAAATTCCGATGATGGGTTTCGTTCGCTTTCTCAGAGTTGAATTTTCAAGAAGGGCCAGGATATCGCCCCCGGTGGCGCGGTGCAACAAAACGGTTACCCTCACGACGTCGTTCGATCGCCCCCTTCGCCACAATCACTCTGCCGCGGTGGCGTACAGGACGCGGTCCGCACCGGCGGCTCGGGCGGCGTCGTAGGCGGCCACGGTGCGCTCCATCGTCACCTCGGCCTCCGGATCGATGATCACCGGCGGCTGCACGCCCAACGCGATGACTTCCGCCAATCGTTCTTGCAGCACGTCGACCGATTCAATCCGCTGGCCGCCGAACTCGATGACCGGCAATCCGCCACGCACCAATAGTTTCACCACGATCTCGTCGAACGCTTCGGTCGGCGGCGGTTGGTCCGTGTTGGCCTCGCTGCCCCCGGCGGGGACTTCCGCGAGCGCACTCGGCAGATCGTACTCGGGCGTTTCGAAACTGCTGGTCCAGACAAAGAAGATCAACAGCAAGAAGACGACGTCGATCATCGGCGTCATTTTGACTTCCAGCGAACCGGTTCGATCATGACGGGGCAATCGCATCGCCCTACCCCTGTTCTTTGACGGTCTGCTCTTTGACGGCCAGTTTGATGTCCAGCAAGCCCTGCCGGGAAGACGCTTTCAAGATCGGTTCGACCGTTCCGTACGGCACCGCGCCGTCGGTGCGGATCCGAAGCGAAGCCGATTCGCCGTCGCGGCGGACGACGTCGGCCAGAATCTCGTCCAGCCCGGCAAGGTCGACGGCGTTTCCGCCGACCATGATCTGACGCTCGCGATTGACCGTGATCGTCAACGACACCGGGTCGACACTCAGCGGCTGATGCGTCGCCGCGACGGGCAAGTCGACGGGCAACCGCGATTCCTGGCGTGCCAGGTGACTGGACACCAGGAAGAAGATGATCAGCAGAAACACCACGTCGATCATCGGCGTCATGTTGGCACCGGTGAAGGGTCGGTTCTGCTGATTCGGAATCTTCATCGGCGTCGCGGCCTGTTGATTGATTCTGATAGCCGCGAACGCGCGAGCGTACGGGCCTGAAACATCAAGAAAACGCACGGGCCGGTAGGCTAGCGTCCAATGTCATCTACTCTATGAGCCGACGGCGCTAGCCGCGGGCCTTGGATTGCCCTTCGAGACTTGTAAGGCCCGAGGCTAGCGCCTATCGGCTAACTCAATCAATTCAACAGGCCGTTCAGCCGCCGGCTGCTGCGATCACAGCGTCTTCGTTGATACCGAAGTGTTCGTAGACCTTGGAGTACGGTCCGCTGGCCCCGTAGCCGGACATGCCGACAAACTTGCCTTGCAGCCCGATCCAGCGGTCCCACGACATTCTCAGTCCCGCTTCGACGGCTACACGGTTGGTGACTTCCGGCGGCAAAACTTGATCCTGGTACGCTTGGCTTTGCTGGGCGAACAGGTCCATGCAAGGCATGCTGACCACGCGGACCTTCTTGCCGGCGGCGGTCAGTTTTTCGGCGGCGGTGACACACAAGCCGAGCTCGCTGCCGCTGCCCATCAAGATGACGTCCGGTGTGCCTTCGCAGTCGGCCAGCACGTAGCCGCCCTTGGCACATCCCGACGCGGGGGCGTACTTGGTGCGGCACAAGGTGGCCATGTTCTGGCGTGACAGCACCATCGCGGCCGGATGGTCGGTGATTTGCATCGCCGCCCGATAACACTCGGCGACTTCGTTGGAATCTCCGGGGCGGAACACGTTCAAGCCCGGGATGGCGCGGCACGCCGACAGGTGTTCGACCGGCTGGTGGGTCGGTCCGTCTTCGCCGACGCCGATCGAGTCGTGCGTCAGGATGTACAGGATCGGCTGGTGCATGATCGACGACAATCGCATCGCGCCACGCATGTAGTCGGTGAACACGAAGAACGTCGCCGCATAGCCACGCAGGCCCGACAGGCAGATTCCGTTGACGATGCCCGCCATCGCGTGTTCGCGGATTCCGAAGTGCAGGTTGCGACCGCCGTACTGATTGGGCAGGAAATCACCGGCACCTTCGAAGGTCAAATCGCTCTTGTTACTCGGTGCCAGGTCGGCCGAACCGCCGATCATGAAGGGCACGTTTTTGGCGATCGCGTTCAGCACCTTGCCGCTGCTGTTACGTGTCGCGTCACCTTTCTCGCTGGCTTCGAATTCCGGGATATCTTTGTCCCAGCCCTCGGGCAGTTTGCCGTCGAAGATCGCCTGCAGCTCGGCCGCCTTTTCGGGGTTGGCGCTCTTGTAGGCCGTCCAGGTTTCGTTCCACTGCTGGTAATCGGCGGCGCCGCGTTGGCCGAGGTTGTTGGCGAAATGTTCGACCACGCCGTCGGGGATGTAGAACTTTTCTTCCGGCGGGAAACCGTACGCCTTTTTGGCCAGTTCGACTTCGTCCCAGCCCAGCGGTGCGCCGTGGGCTCCGTGCGTGTTCTGTTTGTTCGGGGCACCCCAACCGATGATCGTCTTGCAGATGATGATGGTCGGCTTGTCGGTGCAGCTGCGGAACTTCTCGATCGCGTCGGCCAGGTTGGACAACTCGTTGACGTCGGCGACATGCACGACGTTCCAGCCCAGGCCCTCGAATCGCTTGCCGACGTCTTCGGAGAATGACAACGACGTGTCACCTTCGATCGTAATGCTGTTGTCGTCGTACAACCAACACAGGTTGTCCAATTTCAGGTGACCGGCGACCGAGGCGGCTTCGCATGCGACGCCTTCCATCAAGTCACCGTCGCTGCACAGGGCGAAGACGTTGTAATCGAACAACTTGTGATCGTCGGTGTTGTAGTTTTCGGCCAACCACTTTTCGCTGATCGCCATCCCGACGCTGTTGCTGACTCCGGCACCCAGCGGGCCGGTCGTGGTTTCGATTCCGGCGGCTTCGGCGTACTCCGGGTGCCCGGCACAAACGCTGCCGATCTGACGGAAGTTCTTGATGTCTTCCAATTTGATCGACAGCTCGTCCAGCACGTTGCCGTCTTTGTCGGTCGCTTTGACGCCGGCCAGGTGCAGCGTGCTGTAAAGCAACATCGAGGCGTGGCCACAGGACAGAACGAAGCGATCGCGGTTGGGCCAATGCGGCTGGGCCGGATCGTATTGCATCGTGTGATTGAACAACTGATAGGCGATCGGGGCGAGCGCCATCGGTGTCCCGGGGTGACCGCTGTTGGCGGTTTGGACCGCGTCCATGCTGAGGGAGCGAATGGTGTCGACCGCTAGGGTCGCGAGATCAGTCGATGCAACACTCATTTTGCGTGGTCTGTTTCGTCGCTAGAGGAAGAAGATTTCATTTCGGTCAGCCGCAAAAGGTACCGCCTTTGCGGGAATTTCGAAAGGGTCGACGGACAACGGTCACCCCCGCGGCCCGCTTTTCCCGGGCGAAACGCGTGATTTTTTTGAAATTCGGACGGTGAATCCGAACCCCCGATTGTCGGCGAGCAAAGCTTGCCAAGCACGTCCCCCGCTCCCCCCCAACCGGACGCGGCTTTTGAGTTCACCGATCCACTAATGCGAGCACCATCATCATGCGTCGTTTCAATTTCGTTGTTTTCACAATCGCCGCCCTTATCGCCGGTTTTACGGTCGCCGCCCCACCATCGATCCTGGTCCCCGCGGATG containing:
- a CDS encoding DUF7453 family protein, with protein sequence MSAQSFTFREVLHSDTQVPGFGPNFTGSFIHADGDEDVFVGSGFNPTTNQSEFGIVRRHTDGTFTTLLDHNTIVSHPVFSGTTTFSFVDAIDVLESDVYFSGRVSFDNHLYRLGSDGTPQLMEQSGTAPSTFRRLRALPNGDVVIHGTGTSSVFNNPGFYKNSSGTNTTIADRNTAVPSGTGTFDIDSFQSSRGDIGKNGSVIFQGTNGAGLSGIYSDRSGSLEKIVDTNDVMPGTGEQFFGFADPTIANNIAYFAAATVNPNDNRIGFYSVDEEGNFDTLVNNATPYGNDQFLNFDVFSLAVSGDAAVFQAVTNNDPEVAAYYKSGSTFSELARVGDQIDGREISLIAGSSAAEDGEFYMSFRFTDNTAGTYRVAVTAVPEPSAFALIAIVSGVTVCRNRRRGRRV
- a CDS encoding ExbD/TolR family protein, translated to MRLPRHDRTGSLEVKMTPMIDVVFLLLIFFVWTSSFETPEYDLPSALAEVPAGGSEANTDQPPPTEAFDEIVVKLLVRGGLPVIEFGGQRIESVDVLQERLAEVIALGVQPPVIIDPEAEVTMERTVAAYDAARAAGADRVLYATAAE
- a CDS encoding ExbD/TolR family protein, producing the protein MKIPNQQNRPFTGANMTPMIDVVFLLIIFFLVSSHLARQESRLPVDLPVAATHQPLSVDPVSLTITVNRERQIMVGGNAVDLAGLDEILADVVRRDGESASLRIRTDGAVPYGTVEPILKASSRQGLLDIKLAVKEQTVKEQG
- the tkt gene encoding transketolase, encoding MSVASTDLATLAVDTIRSLSMDAVQTANSGHPGTPMALAPIAYQLFNHTMQYDPAQPHWPNRDRFVLSCGHASMLLYSTLHLAGVKATDKDGNVLDELSIKLEDIKNFRQIGSVCAGHPEYAEAAGIETTTGPLGAGVSNSVGMAISEKWLAENYNTDDHKLFDYNVFALCSDGDLMEGVACEAASVAGHLKLDNLCWLYDDNSITIEGDTSLSFSEDVGKRFEGLGWNVVHVADVNELSNLADAIEKFRSCTDKPTIIICKTIIGWGAPNKQNTHGAHGAPLGWDEVELAKKAYGFPPEEKFYIPDGVVEHFANNLGQRGAADYQQWNETWTAYKSANPEKAAELQAIFDGKLPEGWDKDIPEFEASEKGDATRNSSGKVLNAIAKNVPFMIGGSADLAPSNKSDLTFEGAGDFLPNQYGGRNLHFGIREHAMAGIVNGICLSGLRGYAATFFVFTDYMRGAMRLSSIMHQPILYILTHDSIGVGEDGPTHQPVEHLSACRAIPGLNVFRPGDSNEVAECYRAAMQITDHPAAMVLSRQNMATLCRTKYAPASGCAKGGYVLADCEGTPDVILMGSGSELGLCVTAAEKLTAAGKKVRVVSMPCMDLFAQQSQAYQDQVLPPEVTNRVAVEAGLRMSWDRWIGLQGKFVGMSGYGASGPYSKVYEHFGINEDAVIAAAGG